One window of Ralstonia pickettii DTP0602 genomic DNA carries:
- a CDS encoding ABC transporter (K01995: livG; branched-chain amino acid transport system ATP-binding protein) — MSNNDFLLSVQGVNKRFGGLQALSEVGLQIKPGEIYGLIGPNGAGKTTFFNVITGLYTPDSGEFVLGGKAYQPTAVHEVAKAGIARTFQNIRLFGEMTALENVMVGRHARTKAGLFGAIFRPPSVRREEEGIEDMAHDLLDYVGIGKYANFTARNLSYGHQRRLEIARALATEPKLLALDEPAAGMNATEKVELRGLLDKIKNDGKTILLIEHDVKLVMGLCSRMTVLDYGKVIAQGLPHEVQNNPAVIEAYLGASAH; from the coding sequence ATGAGCAACAACGATTTCCTCCTGTCGGTACAGGGGGTGAACAAGCGTTTCGGCGGCCTGCAGGCGCTGTCCGAGGTGGGCCTGCAGATCAAGCCGGGCGAGATCTATGGCCTGATCGGCCCCAACGGCGCCGGCAAGACCACCTTCTTCAACGTGATCACCGGGCTGTACACGCCGGACTCGGGCGAGTTCGTGCTGGGCGGCAAGGCCTACCAGCCGACCGCCGTGCATGAAGTGGCGAAGGCCGGTATAGCGCGCACGTTCCAGAACATCCGCCTGTTCGGCGAGATGACCGCGCTCGAGAACGTCATGGTCGGGCGCCACGCGCGTACCAAGGCCGGCCTGTTCGGCGCGATCTTCCGTCCGCCTTCGGTGCGCCGCGAGGAAGAGGGCATCGAGGACATGGCGCACGACCTGCTCGACTACGTCGGCATCGGCAAGTACGCCAACTTCACCGCGCGCAACCTGTCGTACGGCCACCAGCGCCGGCTGGAGATCGCCCGTGCGCTGGCGACCGAGCCCAAGCTGCTGGCGCTGGACGAACCGGCCGCGGGCATGAACGCGACCGAGAAGGTCGAGCTGCGCGGGCTGCTCGACAAGATCAAGAACGACGGCAAGACCATCCTACTGATCGAGCACGATGTGAAGCTGGTGATGGGGCTGTGCAGCCGCATGACGGTGCTGGACTACGGCAAGGTGATTGCCCAGGGCCTGCCGCACGAGGTGCAGAACAACCCCGCCGTGATCGAGGCCTACCTCGGCGCATCGGCGCACTGA
- a CDS encoding ABC transporter ATP-binding protein (K01998: livM; branched-chain amino acid transport system permease protein), translated as MNTPIPSTAAVAAPTKVPAKTLAALIGFLVIALCAPFLVQTLGGNYWVRVLDFALLYIMLALGLNIVVGFAGLLDLGYIAFYAVGAYLMALLGSPHLANQFEWIQQLFPTGIHLSMWFVLPIAILVAATFGVLLGAPTLKLRGDYLAIVTLGFGEIVRIFMNNLDRPLNITNGPKGITAVDPVHIFGFDFSKTHEIFGLKFSPVFMYYYLLVFLVIVIVIVSLRLQTSRIGRAFVAIREDEIAAKAMGVNTRNIKLLAFAMGASFGGASGAVFGAFQGFVSPESFTLWESIYVLAIVVLGGMGHIPGVILGGVLLVGFQELLRVVAEPMQTGLFGHVIVDAEVLRQLLFGLALVGVMLYRPAGIWPSPRKEDRPVVRRAGSVGRF; from the coding sequence ATGAATACTCCGATTCCATCCACGGCAGCCGTTGCGGCGCCCACCAAGGTGCCGGCCAAGACCCTGGCCGCACTGATTGGCTTCCTGGTGATCGCCCTGTGCGCACCGTTCTTGGTCCAGACCCTGGGCGGCAACTACTGGGTCCGCGTGCTGGACTTTGCGCTGCTATACATCATGCTGGCGCTGGGCCTGAATATCGTGGTGGGCTTTGCCGGCCTGCTTGACCTGGGCTATATCGCGTTCTATGCGGTGGGCGCCTACCTGATGGCGCTGCTGGGCTCGCCCCACCTGGCGAACCAGTTCGAGTGGATCCAGCAACTGTTCCCCACCGGCATCCACCTGTCGATGTGGTTCGTATTGCCGATCGCGATCCTGGTAGCCGCCACCTTCGGCGTGCTGCTCGGGGCGCCAACGCTGAAGCTGCGCGGAGACTACCTCGCCATCGTGACGCTGGGCTTCGGCGAGATCGTCCGCATCTTCATGAACAACCTGGACCGCCCGCTCAACATCACCAACGGACCCAAGGGCATCACCGCGGTGGACCCGGTCCACATCTTCGGCTTCGACTTCTCGAAGACGCACGAGATCTTCGGGCTGAAGTTCTCGCCGGTGTTCATGTACTACTACCTGCTGGTGTTCCTGGTCATCGTGATCGTGATCGTGAGCCTGCGGCTGCAGACCTCGCGTATCGGCCGCGCCTTCGTGGCCATCCGCGAAGACGAGATCGCGGCCAAGGCGATGGGCGTCAACACCCGCAACATCAAGCTGCTGGCCTTTGCCATGGGCGCGTCGTTCGGCGGTGCCTCGGGCGCGGTGTTCGGGGCCTTCCAGGGCTTCGTGTCGCCGGAATCATTCACGCTGTGGGAATCGATCTACGTGCTGGCCATCGTGGTGCTCGGCGGCATGGGCCATATCCCGGGCGTGATCCTGGGTGGCGTCCTGCTGGTGGGCTTCCAGGAGCTGCTGCGCGTGGTCGCCGAGCCGATGCAGACCGGCCTGTTCGGCCACGTGATCGTCGATGCCGAAGTGCTGCGCCAGCTGCTGTTCGGCCTGGCCCTGGTTGGCGTCATGCTGTATCGCCCGGCGGGCATCTGGCCGTCGCCGCGCAAGGAAGACCGCCCGGTGGTGCGCCGTGCGGGCAGCGTGGGCCGTTTCTGA
- a CDS encoding ABC transporter permease (K01997: livH; branched-chain amino acid transport system permease protein) has translation MDIFIQQIVNGLVLGSIYALIALGYTMVYGILGIINFAHGDVLMIGALTALSAILGLQKFAPGLPEWLTLVIATLIAMPVCAILSYAIERIAYRPLRNAPRLAPLITAIGVSIILQTMGMLIWSRNPLTFPQLLPSEPIDIGTTGATITGKEMVIIGMAVMVMSGLLALVNRTKLGRAMRATAENQKVAGLMGVNPNFVISATFMIGATLAALAGVMMATNYGNAHFYMGFIPGLKAFTAAVLGGIGNLAGAMVGGMLLGLIEALGAGYIGDLTNGVFGSNYQDVFAFIVLITVLVFRPSGIMGERVAERA, from the coding sequence ATGGATATCTTTATCCAGCAGATCGTGAACGGTCTGGTGCTCGGCAGCATCTATGCGCTGATCGCACTGGGCTACACCATGGTCTACGGCATTCTGGGGATCATCAACTTCGCCCACGGCGATGTCCTGATGATCGGCGCGCTGACCGCCCTGTCAGCGATTCTTGGTCTGCAGAAGTTCGCCCCCGGCCTGCCTGAATGGCTGACGCTGGTGATCGCCACGCTGATCGCCATGCCGGTCTGCGCGATCCTGTCCTATGCCATCGAGCGGATCGCCTACCGGCCCTTGCGCAATGCGCCACGGCTGGCCCCGCTGATCACAGCGATCGGTGTCTCCATCATCCTGCAGACGATGGGCATGCTGATCTGGTCGCGCAACCCGCTGACCTTCCCGCAGCTGCTGCCGTCCGAGCCGATCGATATCGGCACGACCGGCGCCACCATCACCGGCAAGGAAATGGTCATCATCGGCATGGCCGTGATGGTGATGTCCGGCCTGCTGGCCCTGGTCAACCGCACCAAGCTCGGCCGCGCCATGCGCGCCACCGCCGAGAACCAGAAGGTGGCCGGCCTGATGGGCGTGAACCCGAACTTCGTCATCTCCGCCACCTTCATGATCGGCGCCACGCTGGCGGCGCTGGCCGGCGTGATGATGGCCACCAACTACGGCAATGCCCACTTCTACATGGGCTTCATCCCCGGCCTGAAGGCGTTTACCGCCGCGGTGCTGGGCGGCATCGGCAACCTGGCGGGCGCCATGGTCGGCGGCATGCTGCTGGGCCTGATCGAAGCGCTCGGCGCCGGCTATATCGGCGACCTGACCAACGGCGTCTTCGGTTCGAACTACCAGGACGTCTTTGCCTTTATCGTGCTGATCACCGTGCTCGTCTTCCGTCCGTCCGGCATCATGGGCGAACGCGTGGCGGAACGCGCCTGA
- a CDS encoding branched-chain amino acid ABC transporter substrate-binding protein (K01999: livK; branched-chain amino acid transport system substrate-binding protein): MQITFAKILPIAAAVALVAACGKKEEKPADAASAPAAAAPAAGDVVVKIGHAAPLTGGIAHLGKDNENGARLAVEEVNKTGLEIGGKKIKLELVGEDDAADPKTGTSVAQKLVDAKVVAVVGHLNSGTSIPASKIYSDAGIVQISPSSTNPDYTKQGFKTTYRVVATDAQQGPALANYASKTLHAKSVAIVDDATAYGKGLADEFEKTAKASGVSVVAREATNDKATDFKAILTKIKGKKPDVIMYGGMDATGGPFAKQAKELGIGAKIVGGDGVCTDKVAELAGDAVTNIICSEAGLALSKMEQGADFSKRYQARFNAPVQIYAPFTYDAVMVIVDAMKRANSTEPAAILAEMPKTNYKGVIGNIAFDEKGDMKEGTITLYEYKDKKKSVLDVVKM, translated from the coding sequence ATGCAAATCACGTTTGCCAAGATTCTGCCGATCGCGGCCGCAGTGGCGCTCGTAGCAGCTTGCGGCAAGAAAGAAGAGAAGCCGGCAGATGCGGCTTCGGCGCCGGCGGCAGCCGCTCCCGCAGCGGGCGACGTCGTCGTCAAGATCGGCCACGCGGCCCCGCTGACCGGCGGCATCGCGCACCTTGGCAAGGACAACGAAAACGGCGCCCGCCTGGCCGTGGAAGAAGTCAACAAGACCGGCCTGGAAATCGGTGGCAAGAAGATCAAGCTGGAACTGGTCGGCGAAGACGATGCCGCCGATCCGAAGACCGGCACTTCCGTGGCGCAGAAGCTGGTGGACGCCAAGGTCGTGGCCGTGGTCGGCCACCTGAACTCGGGCACGTCGATCCCGGCCTCCAAGATCTATAGCGATGCCGGCATCGTGCAGATCTCGCCGTCGTCCACCAACCCGGACTACACCAAGCAGGGCTTCAAGACCACCTACCGCGTGGTGGCCACCGACGCCCAGCAGGGCCCGGCGCTGGCCAACTATGCCAGCAAGACCCTCCATGCCAAGAGCGTGGCGATCGTTGACGACGCCACCGCCTACGGCAAGGGCCTGGCTGACGAGTTTGAGAAGACCGCCAAGGCGTCCGGCGTGAGCGTGGTGGCGCGCGAGGCCACCAACGACAAGGCCACCGACTTCAAGGCCATTCTCACCAAGATCAAGGGCAAGAAGCCTGACGTGATCATGTACGGCGGCATGGATGCCACCGGCGGCCCGTTCGCCAAGCAAGCCAAGGAACTGGGCATCGGCGCCAAGATCGTTGGCGGCGACGGCGTCTGTACCGACAAGGTGGCCGAGCTGGCGGGCGATGCCGTGACCAACATCATCTGCTCCGAGGCCGGCCTGGCCCTGTCGAAGATGGAGCAGGGCGCGGACTTCTCCAAGCGCTACCAGGCTCGCTTCAACGCGCCGGTGCAGATCTATGCGCCGTTCACGTATGACGCGGTGATGGTCATCGTCGATGCCATGAAGCGCGCCAACTCGACCGAACCGGCTGCCATCCTGGCCGAAATGCCCAAGACCAACTACAAGGGTGTGATCGGCAACATCGCCTTCGACGAGAAGGGCGACATGAAGGAAGGCACCATCACGCTGTACGAGTACAAGGACAAGAAGAAGTCCGTCCTCGACGTCGTGAAGATGTAA
- a CDS encoding 4-hydroxy-3-methylbut-2-enyl diphosphate reductase (K03527: E1.17.1.2, lytB, ispH; 4-hydroxy-3-methylbut-2-enyl diphosphate reductase [EC:1.17.1.2]), which translates to MPDLTTAPDAEVLMAQPRGFCAGVDRAIEIVERALERFGAPIYVRHEIVHNAYVVADLRRKGAVFVRELDEVPAGATVIFSAHGVSREVRQDAAARGLHVFDATCPLVTKVHVEVGKMRAEGCEIVMIGHRGHPEVEGTMGQANGGMVLVESVADVATLQVADPERLAFVTQTTLSVDETREIVAALKARFPQIREPKKQDICYATQNRQDAVKFMAPQVEVVIVVGSPNSSNSNRLRELAERLGVPAYMVDAAEQVRPEWIAGKRRIGLTAGASAPEALAQSIVERLRALGARQVRPLEGIQENMAFPLPRGLLPTSAAA; encoded by the coding sequence ATGCCTGACCTGACCACCGCCCCCGACGCAGAAGTCCTGATGGCCCAGCCGCGCGGCTTCTGCGCCGGCGTCGACCGCGCCATCGAGATCGTCGAGCGGGCGCTCGAGCGCTTCGGCGCGCCGATCTACGTGCGCCACGAAATCGTCCACAACGCCTATGTGGTGGCCGATCTGCGCCGCAAGGGCGCGGTGTTCGTGCGCGAACTCGACGAGGTGCCCGCCGGCGCCACCGTCATCTTCAGCGCCCACGGCGTGTCGCGCGAAGTTCGCCAGGACGCCGCCGCGCGCGGGCTGCACGTGTTCGATGCCACCTGTCCGCTGGTGACCAAGGTGCATGTCGAAGTCGGCAAGATGCGCGCCGAGGGCTGCGAGATCGTGATGATCGGCCATCGCGGCCACCCGGAGGTGGAAGGCACCATGGGCCAGGCCAATGGCGGCATGGTGCTGGTGGAGTCGGTGGCGGACGTCGCCACGCTGCAGGTCGCCGATCCGGAGCGGCTGGCGTTCGTGACCCAGACCACGCTGTCGGTGGACGAGACCCGCGAGATCGTGGCCGCGCTCAAGGCCCGCTTCCCGCAGATCCGCGAGCCAAAGAAGCAGGACATCTGCTATGCCACGCAGAACCGCCAGGACGCAGTCAAGTTCATGGCGCCGCAGGTCGAGGTGGTGATCGTGGTAGGCAGCCCCAACAGCTCCAACTCCAACCGCCTGCGCGAACTGGCCGAGCGCCTGGGCGTGCCGGCCTACATGGTGGACGCGGCCGAGCAGGTTCGTCCCGAATGGATCGCTGGCAAGCGCCGCATCGGCCTGACCGCCGGCGCCTCGGCGCCGGAGGCGCTGGCCCAGTCCATCGTCGAGCGCCTGCGCGCACTCGGCGCGCGCCAGGTGCGCCCGCTGGAAGGCATCCAGGAGAACATGGCGTTCCCGCTGCCGCGCGGCCTGCTGCCCACCAGCGCCGCTGCCTGA
- a CDS encoding peptidyl-prolyl cis-trans isomerase (K03774: slpA; FKBP-type peptidyl-prolyl cis-trans isomerase SlpA [EC:5.2.1.8]) — MNLQTFASEADGGTAGRKTVQADSFLTLHYSIALENGTEIVSTFEDKPATLLLGQGQLAPTLEQALLGMPEGERMTYRLAPEQAFGPRNPDLLQWVSLATLRENSSFEEDYNAGDLVEFNAPGGGKYAGVLKEFGDTAALFDFNHPLAGQTILFDVQLIGVL; from the coding sequence ATGAATTTGCAAACTTTCGCGTCGGAAGCCGACGGCGGCACGGCTGGCCGCAAGACTGTCCAGGCCGACTCATTCCTGACCCTGCACTACAGCATCGCGCTCGAGAACGGCACCGAGATCGTCAGCACGTTCGAGGACAAGCCCGCCACGTTGCTGCTCGGCCAAGGACAGCTCGCGCCTACGCTGGAGCAGGCGCTGCTGGGCATGCCCGAGGGCGAGCGCATGACCTACCGGCTGGCGCCGGAGCAGGCCTTCGGGCCGCGCAACCCGGACCTGCTGCAGTGGGTGTCGCTGGCCACGCTGCGCGAGAACAGTTCCTTTGAAGAGGACTACAACGCAGGCGATCTGGTCGAATTCAACGCGCCCGGCGGCGGCAAGTACGCAGGCGTGCTGAAGGAATTCGGCGACACCGCGGCGCTGTTCGACTTCAACCACCCGCTGGCCGGGCAGACCATCCTGTTCGACGTTCAGCTGATCGGCGTGCTTTGA
- a CDS encoding hypothetical protein (K03630: radC; DNA repair protein RadC) — MTIANWPACERPREKLLECGAAALSDAELLAVFLRVGAAGKSAVDLARELMHRFGSLTALFAAETRALAGTLASLPHEVFLCLFLDPRNRMIASEELFRGTLTRTAVYPREVARQALVHNAAGVIVAHNHPSGTAAPSQSDVRLTHELARTLDLIDVRLLDHFIVAGQEIRSLAQCCERLPGL; from the coding sequence ATGACCATTGCCAACTGGCCCGCCTGCGAGCGACCGCGCGAGAAACTGCTTGAATGCGGCGCCGCCGCCCTTTCCGATGCCGAGCTGCTGGCCGTCTTCCTGCGCGTGGGCGCGGCCGGCAAGAGTGCCGTGGACCTCGCACGCGAGCTGATGCACCGCTTTGGCTCCCTGACCGCCCTGTTCGCGGCAGAGACGCGGGCGCTGGCGGGGACGCTGGCGTCCCTGCCGCACGAAGTCTTCCTGTGCCTGTTCCTGGACCCGCGGAACCGCATGATCGCCAGCGAGGAGCTGTTTCGCGGCACGCTGACGCGCACAGCCGTCTATCCGCGCGAGGTGGCGCGCCAGGCGCTGGTGCATAATGCCGCCGGCGTGATCGTGGCCCACAACCACCCTTCCGGCACCGCCGCCCCCAGCCAGAGCGACGTCCGCCTGACCCACGAGCTGGCGCGCACGCTGGACCTCATCGACGTACGGCTGCTCGACCATTTCATCGTCGCCGGGCAGGAAATCCGCTCGCTGGCCCAATGCTGCGAGCGGCTGCCGGGCTTGTGA
- a CDS encoding 50S ribosomal protein L28 (K02902: RP-L28, MRPL28, rpmB; large subunit ribosomal protein L28) codes for MARVCQVTGKAPMVGNNVSHANNKTKRRFLPNLQNRRFFVESENRWVSLRVSNAGLRLIDKKGIDSVLADLRARGEV; via the coding sequence ATGGCACGCGTCTGTCAAGTGACCGGGAAAGCGCCGATGGTCGGCAACAACGTTTCCCACGCAAACAACAAGACCAAGCGCCGTTTTCTGCCCAACCTGCAGAATCGTCGTTTCTTCGTTGAATCCGAAAACCGCTGGGTGAGCCTGCGCGTCTCGAACGCCGGCCTGCGCCTGATCGACAAGAAAGGCATCGACTCCGTGCTCGCCGACCTGCGCGCACGTGGCGAAGTCTAA
- the rpmG gene encoding 50S ribosomal protein L33 (in Escherichia coli BM108, a mutation that results in lack of L33 synthesis had no effect on ribosome synthesis or function; there are paralogous genes in several bacterial genomes, and a CXXC motif for zinc binding and an upstream regulation region of the paralog lacking this motif that are regulated by zinc similar to other ribosomal proteins like L31; the proteins in this group lack the CXXC motif~K02913: RP-L33, MRPL33, rpmG; large subunit ribosomal protein L33), with protein MASKGGRDKIKLESTAGTGHFYTTTKNKRTMPEKMEIMKFDPVARKHVAYKETKIK; from the coding sequence ATGGCAAGCAAAGGCGGACGCGACAAGATCAAGCTGGAATCGACCGCAGGCACGGGTCATTTCTACACGACCACCAAGAACAAGCGCACCATGCCGGAAAAGATGGAGATCATGAAGTTCGATCCCGTCGCCCGCAAGCACGTCGCTTACAAGGAAACCAAGATCAAGTAA
- a CDS encoding L-aspartate oxidase (catalyzes the formation of oxaloacetate from L-aspartate~K00278: nadB; L-aspartate oxidase [EC:1.4.3.16]), producing MNFDVAIVGSGLAGLTVALQLADTHRVVILSKRAMTQGASDWAQGGIAAVLDSGDSHDEHTQDTLVAGAGLCDEEATRFIVEHGREAIQWLIDRGVPFTRDEQAELGFHLTREGGHSRRRIIHAADATGHAVVSTLLEQATRHPNITFLEDHFAIDVITSRKLGLPGNRCYGLYVLDDRTGAVHTITATHTVLAAGGAGKVYLYTTNPDTATGDGIAMAWRAGCRVSNMEFIQFHPTCLYHPYAKSFLISEAVRGEGGLLKLPDGTRFMPEHDSRAELAPRDVVARAIDFEMKKRGLDCVYLDITHQPEAFLKDHFPTIHARCLELGIDITREPIPVVPAAHYTCGGVVTDTAGRTDIGNLYAVGETACTGLHGANRLASNSLLECMVIGRAAAADIASKDKAGRPDITLPAWDESRVSDADEEVVVSHNWDELRRMMWNYVGIVRTSKRLERAQHRIGLLREEIAEYYANFRVTSDLLELRNLVEVASLIVDSAYSRHESRGLHFSRDYPESLPKALPTVMQPLAVRKR from the coding sequence ATGAATTTCGACGTCGCCATCGTCGGCAGCGGTCTGGCCGGCCTTACGGTCGCGCTGCAACTGGCCGACACCCACCGGGTGGTCATCCTCAGCAAGCGCGCCATGACCCAGGGCGCCAGCGATTGGGCGCAGGGCGGCATTGCCGCCGTGCTGGATTCCGGCGACAGCCATGACGAGCACACGCAGGACACGCTCGTTGCCGGCGCAGGCCTGTGCGACGAAGAGGCAACGCGCTTTATCGTGGAGCACGGGCGCGAGGCGATCCAGTGGCTGATCGACCGCGGCGTGCCGTTCACGCGCGACGAACAGGCCGAACTGGGCTTCCACCTGACGCGCGAAGGCGGCCACAGCCGCCGGCGCATCATCCACGCCGCGGATGCCACCGGCCACGCCGTGGTCAGCACGCTGCTGGAGCAGGCGACCCGGCACCCGAACATCACCTTCCTGGAAGACCACTTCGCGATCGACGTGATCACTTCGCGCAAGCTGGGGCTGCCGGGCAACCGCTGCTACGGTCTGTATGTGCTGGATGACAGGACCGGCGCGGTGCACACGATCACCGCCACGCATACCGTGCTGGCCGCGGGCGGCGCGGGCAAGGTCTACCTGTACACCACCAATCCGGACACGGCGACCGGCGACGGCATCGCCATGGCGTGGCGCGCCGGCTGCCGGGTGTCGAACATGGAGTTCATCCAGTTCCACCCGACCTGCCTGTACCATCCTTATGCCAAGTCCTTCCTGATCTCCGAGGCGGTGCGCGGAGAAGGCGGCCTGCTCAAGCTGCCCGACGGCACGCGCTTCATGCCCGAGCACGATTCGCGCGCCGAACTGGCGCCGCGCGACGTGGTGGCGCGTGCGATCGACTTCGAGATGAAGAAGCGCGGCCTCGACTGCGTCTACCTGGATATCACGCACCAGCCCGAGGCCTTCCTGAAGGACCACTTCCCGACCATCCACGCACGCTGCCTGGAACTGGGCATCGACATCACGCGCGAGCCGATTCCCGTGGTGCCGGCCGCGCATTACACCTGTGGCGGCGTGGTGACCGACACCGCGGGCCGCACTGATATCGGCAACCTGTACGCCGTGGGCGAGACCGCCTGCACCGGCCTGCACGGCGCCAACCGTCTCGCCTCCAACTCGCTGCTGGAATGCATGGTGATCGGGCGCGCCGCCGCGGCCGACATCGCCTCCAAGGACAAGGCCGGCCGGCCCGATATCACGCTGCCCGCGTGGGATGAGAGCCGCGTCTCCGATGCCGACGAGGAAGTGGTGGTGTCGCACAACTGGGACGAGCTGCGCCGCATGATGTGGAACTACGTCGGCATCGTGCGCACCAGCAAGCGGCTGGAGCGCGCCCAGCACCGCATCGGCCTGCTGCGCGAGGAGATCGCCGAGTATTACGCCAACTTCCGCGTCACCAGCGACCTGCTGGAGCTGCGCAACCTGGTCGAAGTGGCGTCGCTGATCGTGGACAGCGCCTATTCGCGCCATGAAAGCCGCGGCCTGCATTTCAGCCGGGACTATCCAGAGTCGCTGCCCAAGGCGCTGCCGACGGTGATGCAGCCGCTGGCCGTACGCAAGCGGTAA
- a CDS encoding nicotinate-nucleotide pyrophosphorylase (catalyzes the formation of pyridine-2,3-dicarboxylate and 5-phospho-alpha-D-ribose 1-diphosphate from nictinate D-ribonucleotide~K00767: nadC, QPRT; nicotinate-nucleotide pyrophosphorylase (carboxylating) [EC:2.4.2.19]) — protein sequence MSVNPIFDSYGPALQAALQANVQAAIDEDVGSGDLTGLLVPAGKAARARVIVRESAVLCGQPWFDACMRAVDPALEVRWLQQEGARMAPDSVVCEINGPARSLLTAERPSLNFLQLLSGVATATRRYADLIAGTRARVLDTRKTLPGLRLAQKYAVRIGGGENQRLALYDGILIKENHIAAAGSITAAMQAALALDTDAPVQIEVESLVELEEALAAGAKSVLIDNFTVPMMQDAVKLNQGRALLEVSGGVNADTIRTFAETGVDRISVGALTKDVRATDYSLRIIG from the coding sequence ATGAGCGTGAATCCGATTTTCGACAGCTACGGCCCGGCGCTGCAGGCAGCGCTGCAAGCCAATGTGCAGGCAGCCATCGACGAGGACGTCGGCAGCGGCGACCTGACCGGCCTGCTGGTTCCCGCCGGCAAGGCCGCCCGCGCGCGCGTGATCGTGCGTGAATCGGCGGTGCTGTGCGGCCAGCCGTGGTTCGATGCCTGCATGCGCGCGGTTGATCCGGCGCTGGAAGTGCGCTGGCTGCAGCAGGAAGGCGCACGCATGGCGCCAGACTCGGTGGTGTGCGAGATCAACGGCCCGGCGCGCTCGCTGCTGACGGCCGAGCGCCCGTCGCTCAATTTCCTGCAACTGCTGTCCGGCGTGGCTACCGCCACGCGCCGCTATGCCGACCTGATCGCCGGCACTCGCGCGCGCGTGCTGGACACGCGCAAGACGCTCCCCGGCCTGCGCCTGGCGCAGAAGTACGCCGTGCGCATCGGCGGCGGCGAGAACCAGCGCCTGGCGCTGTACGACGGCATCCTGATCAAGGAGAACCATATCGCCGCGGCCGGCAGCATCACCGCCGCGATGCAGGCGGCGCTGGCGCTCGATACCGATGCGCCGGTGCAGATCGAGGTGGAATCGCTGGTCGAACTGGAAGAGGCGCTGGCGGCCGGTGCGAAGTCGGTGCTGATCGACAACTTCACCGTGCCGATGATGCAAGACGCGGTCAAGCTCAACCAGGGCAGGGCGCTGCTCGAAGTATCGGGCGGGGTCAATGCCGACACCATCCGCACATTTGCCGAGACCGGCGTGGACCGCATCTCGGTCGGCGCGCTGACCAAGGACGTGCGCGCGACGGACTATTCGTTGCGGATCATCGGCTGA